The Stenotrophomonas indicatrix DNA segment GCGTGGCCATCACCCAGGTACATCAGGGCGCCTGGCTGCTGCACGGGCAGGTAGACCGTATTGCCCTCGACCACGGCGTTGAAATCCATGTTGCCGCCGAAATCAGCGGTATCACCGGTGGAGAACGGTGGGTAGCCGAAGCCCGGCGCAAGCGCCAGGCCGCCGAGCATCGGCTTCACCGGCACTTCGAAATGCCGCAGGCCACCGCTTGCCCCTTGCGGACGAGCGATGCCCTTGCTGCGGTCCAGTTGCCAGCGCACCGGTTTGCCCAGCCCGCCGGCTTCGGCGGCCACGCGCGGTGTCTTCAAGCGTCCCACCAGGCCATCCAGGCTGTCGGCATGGTCGCGGTTGAGCTTCAGCGAGGTCAGCGTGATCGCCAGCGTATCGCCCGGTTCGGCACCGACCACGAAGAAGGGCCCCACCTGCGGATTGCCGAACAGCGCACGGGTAACGCCGTTCTCGTCCACGCCGCCAGAGTCCAGTGTGCGGGTCTGCACCGAGTCCCCCGGCCAGATCACCAGCACCGGCGCGCGGTCGGCGCTGAACGTATTGGAATAGTCGGTAGGCGTGAACACATGACGCTGCGGTGCGGTCGAGGCCCGCGCCGGTACCTTCCATGCGCTGAAGGCGTGGACGGCACGCACTGCGCGGTTGTTGGTGTCCGGCTGATCGCTCTGTCCCTGCATCCGCGCGCCGTCAATGCGCCCGTCGAACCGGTAGCGCTGGCCCTGGCTGTCCGTTGCGGTGAACACCATCTGTCCGGCGCTCAGGGTGCCGGTGACCGGGTCGGCATCCAGCCGGCCGGCGATGCGCCCGCCCTGCACGTCCAGATGCAGGGTCTGGTAGTTCCTGTTGCCCCGCAGGTCGGTGGCAACGATCCATTGTTCGGCAGCCAGCGCATTCAAAGGCAGCATTGCCAGCAGCAGTGCCGGCAATCGCAAGGAGGTAGGCAAGGCGGGCATCCATGAACGCCGACATGGCGGGTAGGCGCAGTGTAGGGACACCCTGGCAACCTCCGCAGTGTCGTACGTAATGCGGCCCGGCGGTGGCGGCCAGACATGGGGAATGGTCGGCGCGCGCAATTTCCACTAGCTATAGTGAGCAGCCATGCGGCGCACGGCGTTTTCAAACGGTCGCTTTAAACACCACTAATTTCGCCGAACTGGACAGCATCCTCAGCTTCCGCCAGACTGCCGCCCTTTCCCGTCAATCGGATCCCATGGCGAAGCTGCTGGTCCTGCATGGCCCCAACCTCAACCTGCTCGGCACCCGCGAGCCGGAGGTCTACGGCCACACCACGCTGGCGGACATCGACCAGGCGCTGGTCGCCCAGGCCGCTACCGCGGGTCATGCGGTGGAGACCCTGCAGTCCAACGCCGAGCACGTCCTGGTGGATCGTGTGCAGGCCGCACGCAACGACGGAACCGCCTTCATCCTGATCAACCCGGCCGCCTTCACCCATACCTCGGTTGCCCTGCGCGATGCGCTGGCAGCGGTGGCGGTGCCGTTCATCGAGATCCACCTGTCCAACCCGCATACCCGCGAGCCCTTCCGCCAGCACAGCTATTTCAGCGACAAGGCGGTGGGCGTGGTGTGTGGCTTCGGTGCCGACAGCTACCGCTATGCGATGGACGCGGCATTGGCACGCGTGCAGGCTGCCGCCGCGTCATGAGCCTGTCGCGCGTCCTCGCCAGCGTTGTGCTGTGGGCCAGCCTGTGCGGCGTTGCCGCCGCGTCCGACCGTGAGGCCGAAGGCATCGACTGCGCGCATCCGACCACCACGATGGAGAGCGACCTGTGCGCCTCGGACGTGGCAGCGGCCGCCGACGTCGAACTCAACGCCGTCTACGCACAGGCGCGCAGGCAGCTGCGCACGCCGGCCAACGGCGGCAGCTGCAGCTACTGCGGCAACGCCGAACAGGAACTGGTGCTGGCCCAGCGCGCATGGATGCAGCTGCGCGACCACGACTGCCAGGCGGTGTATGCCCTCAACTCCGACGGCACCGCGCGCAATGGCGCACAGATGCGCTGCCTGATCACCCTCGCGCGCGACCGCACCCGGCAGCTGCGCGACTTCTACGAACTGCTTTGACCCGAGCGCAACGCGCTTCCCACCACACTGACATCAAAGAGCAAAGAGGCCACCATGGATCTCCGCAAAATCAAGAAGCTGATCGACCTGCTGGAAGAGTCGAACCTGGCTGAAATCGAAATCAAGGAAGGCGAAGAGTCGGTGCGCCTGTCGCGCGCTCCGGTGTCCGGCTACGGCATGATGCAGGCCCCGCCGCAGATGATGATGGCCGCCCCGGTCGCCGCCCAGCCGGCCACCCCGGCGATGCCGATGCAGTCGCCGACCGAAGCCTCCACCGGCGGCACCGCCAAGCCGGGCAACGCACTGCCGGAAGGCCACGTGCTGCGCTCGCCGATGGTCGGCACCTTCTACGCCTCGTCCGCTCCGGACAAGCCGGCGTTCGTCAGCATCGGCCAGCAGGTCAAGGCCGGCGAGACCCTGGCCATCATCGAAGCGATGAAGATGTTCAACCCGATCGAAGCCGATGCGTCGGGCACCATCGTCGCCATCCTCGGCGAGAACGGCCAGCCGGTGGAATTCGACCAGCCGCTGTTCGTGATCGGCTAAGGGGCGGCTGCCATGCTCGACAAAGTCGTCATCGCCAACCGAGGGGAAATCGCGCTGCGCATCCTGCGCGCGTGCAATACCCTGGGCATCCGCACGGTGGCCGTGCACTCCACGGTCGACCGCAACCTCAAGCACGTGGCCATGGCCGATGAATCGGTCTGCATCGGCCCGGCGTCGTCGGCGGAAAGCTACCTCAACATCCCGGCGCTGATCGCCGCGGCCGAGGTCACCGACGCCCAGGCCATCCACCCGGGGTATGGCTTCCTGTCCGAGAACGCCAACTTCGCCGAGCGCGTGGAAGAGTCCGGCTTCATCTTCATCGGCCCGAAGGCAGACACCATCCGCCTGATGGGCGACAAGGTCGAAGCGATCCGCGCCATGAAGTCGGCCGGAGTGCCGTGCGTGCCCGGCTCGGGTGGCCCGCTCGGCGAAGACATCGTCGCCAACACCAAGATCGCCCGTGAGATCGGCTACCCGGTCATCATCAAGGCAGCTGGTGGCGGCGGTGGCCGCGGCATGCGCGTGGTGCACGCCGAAGCCTCGCTGAAGACCTCCATCGAGACCACCAAGAGTGAGGCCAAGGCCGCGTTCGGCAATGGCGAGGTCTACATGGAGAAGTTCCTGGAGAATCCGCGCCACGTGGAGATCCAGGTGCTGGCCGACGGCCAGGGCAATGCCATCCACCTCGGCGAGCGCGACTGCTCGATGCAGCGTCGTCACCAGAAAGTGGTCGAGGAAGCGCCGGCACCGGGCATCACCACCGAGCAGCGCGAGCAGATCGGCAAGGTGTGCGTGGAAGCCTGCATCCGTATCGGTTACCGCGGCGCCGGCACCTTCGAGTTCCTGTACGAAGACGGCCGTTTCTACTTCATCGAAATGAACACCCGCATCCAGGTGGAGCATCCGGTTACCGAGATGGTCACCGGCATCGACCTGGTCGCCGAACAGCTGAAGATCGCTGCCGGCCAGAAGCTGTCGATCAAGCAAAGCGACGTGGTGCTGACCGGCCATGCGATCGAGTGCCGCATCAACGCCGAAGACGCCGAAACCTTCGTGCCGAGCCCGGGCACCATCACCGGCTTCCATGCACCGGGCGGCCCCGGCGTGCGCGTCGATACCCACATCTACAGTGGCTACCGCGTGCCGTCGAACTATGACTCGATGATCGGCAAGCTGATCGTGCACGGTCCGGACCGTGAGACCGCCATCGCCCGCATGC contains these protein-coding regions:
- a CDS encoding acetamidase/formamidase family protein, translated to MPTSLRLPALLLAMLPLNALAAEQWIVATDLRGNRNYQTLHLDVQGGRIAGRLDADPVTGTLSAGQMVFTATDSQGQRYRFDGRIDGARMQGQSDQPDTNNRAVRAVHAFSAWKVPARASTAPQRHVFTPTDYSNTFSADRAPVLVIWPGDSVQTRTLDSGGVDENGVTRALFGNPQVGPFFVVGAEPGDTLAITLTSLKLNRDHADSLDGLVGRLKTPRVAAEAGGLGKPVRWQLDRSKGIARPQGASGGLRHFEVPVKPMLGGLALAPGFGYPPFSTGDTADFGGNMDFNAVVEGNTVYLPVQQPGALMYLGDGHALQGDGETTQWALETSLDVEVKVELLKQHAIVTPRVESATQIMTLGQGGSSDDALRIATSGMLQWLRQAYGLTLSEATQVLGVAVQYQVANLAGRSVGVAAKLDKVVLRGLKVQTTAAPGGAAVKHAAK
- the aroQ gene encoding type II 3-dehydroquinate dehydratase, translating into MAKLLVLHGPNLNLLGTREPEVYGHTTLADIDQALVAQAATAGHAVETLQSNAEHVLVDRVQAARNDGTAFILINPAAFTHTSVALRDALAAVAVPFIEIHLSNPHTREPFRQHSYFSDKAVGVVCGFGADSYRYAMDAALARVQAAAAS
- a CDS encoding lysozyme inhibitor LprI family protein, which codes for MSLSRVLASVVLWASLCGVAAASDREAEGIDCAHPTTTMESDLCASDVAAAADVELNAVYAQARRQLRTPANGGSCSYCGNAEQELVLAQRAWMQLRDHDCQAVYALNSDGTARNGAQMRCLITLARDRTRQLRDFYELL
- the accB gene encoding acetyl-CoA carboxylase biotin carboxyl carrier protein, with the protein product MDLRKIKKLIDLLEESNLAEIEIKEGEESVRLSRAPVSGYGMMQAPPQMMMAAPVAAQPATPAMPMQSPTEASTGGTAKPGNALPEGHVLRSPMVGTFYASSAPDKPAFVSIGQQVKAGETLAIIEAMKMFNPIEADASGTIVAILGENGQPVEFDQPLFVIG
- the accC gene encoding acetyl-CoA carboxylase biotin carboxylase subunit gives rise to the protein MLDKVVIANRGEIALRILRACNTLGIRTVAVHSTVDRNLKHVAMADESVCIGPASSAESYLNIPALIAAAEVTDAQAIHPGYGFLSENANFAERVEESGFIFIGPKADTIRLMGDKVEAIRAMKSAGVPCVPGSGGPLGEDIVANTKIAREIGYPVIIKAAGGGGGRGMRVVHAEASLKTSIETTKSEAKAAFGNGEVYMEKFLENPRHVEIQVLADGQGNAIHLGERDCSMQRRHQKVVEEAPAPGITTEQREQIGKVCVEACIRIGYRGAGTFEFLYEDGRFYFIEMNTRIQVEHPVTEMVTGIDLVAEQLKIAAGQKLSIKQSDVVLTGHAIECRINAEDAETFVPSPGTITGFHAPGGPGVRVDTHIYSGYRVPSNYDSMIGKLIVHGPDRETAIARMRVALSEMVVDGIKTNIALQQRIMRDKGFQAGGQNIHYLEKRLAERKSKPIALT